A genomic stretch from Elusimicrobiota bacterium includes:
- a CDS encoding ferritin, which produces MINEKMLDALNKHITRESYSAYLYMSMCAWLGRQDLPGLSKWMRVQAQEESCHSLIFFNYVVDQGGKLVLGVVAAPPADFKSPVEVFEKTLAHEREVSAAIHGLVDVAIKENDHATRQFLEWFVKEQVEEEATAQNMLAQLRRIGEGSALFLFDKDAGTRAFAVPPPLVGKL; this is translated from the coding sequence ATGATCAACGAGAAGATGCTCGACGCGCTCAACAAGCACATCACGCGGGAGTCCTATTCCGCCTACCTCTACATGTCCATGTGCGCCTGGTTGGGCCGCCAGGACCTCCCCGGACTCTCGAAGTGGATGCGCGTGCAGGCGCAGGAGGAGAGCTGCCACTCCCTCATCTTCTTCAACTACGTCGTCGACCAGGGAGGGAAGCTCGTCCTCGGAGTCGTGGCGGCGCCGCCCGCCGACTTCAAGTCGCCGGTCGAGGTCTTCGAGAAGACCCTCGCCCACGAGCGCGAGGTCTCCGCCGCCATCCACGGCCTCGTCGACGTCGCGATCAAGGAGAACGACCACGCGACGAGGCAGTTCCTCGAGTGGTTCGTGAAGGAGCAGGTCGAGGAGGAGGCCACGGCGCAGAACATGCTCGCCCAGCTCCGGCGCATCGGCGAGGGCAGCGCGCTCTTCCTCTTCGACAAGGACGCAGGGACCCGCGCCTTCGCCGTCCCTCCGCCGCTGGTCGGCAAGCTCTGA
- a CDS encoding GAF domain-containing sensor histidine kinase has product MESVPGVRYIDLSAEEGDLPAGTRVALSRILEEVGAGRSLEETMTFVWKETAALLPRDRIGLAFLDEDGARVVSRWEHADYPLVALRLGYSAGLAGSSLAPILETGRARVIADLEDYLRRRPDSISTRLLLKEGVRSNLTLPLLVGERSVGFLFLSSRRPGAFDDAHARLLLAVRNRLSQAVEKAWLLKRLSESKEAYFSMLGFIAHEMKSPLAAIVARAETYLGGYLGPVDPKAGETLGSVVRIAGYMSNMVRDYLDLTRLENGELRYEPKEGQRLSELLGFAVENSAVWAAQRGSSVRVEGPAAQTVLRGDPELLRILFANLVDNAVKYGFDGIEVLVRVSVEGGRATIAVRNAGVGFTEEQAGKLFKRFSRLMQKGVEDRKGSGLGLYLCWWICQKHGGALTAASEPGAWAEFSARLPFATLEKKD; this is encoded by the coding sequence ATGGAGTCCGTGCCCGGCGTGCGCTACATCGACCTGTCTGCCGAGGAGGGGGACCTCCCCGCGGGGACGCGCGTCGCCCTTTCCCGCATCCTCGAGGAGGTCGGGGCCGGCCGCTCGCTCGAGGAGACGATGACCTTCGTCTGGAAGGAGACGGCCGCCCTCCTGCCCCGCGACCGCATCGGCCTCGCCTTCCTCGACGAGGACGGGGCGCGGGTCGTCTCGCGCTGGGAGCACGCCGACTACCCTCTCGTGGCGCTGCGCCTCGGCTACTCGGCGGGCCTCGCGGGCTCGAGCCTGGCCCCCATCCTCGAGACCGGTCGGGCCCGCGTCATCGCCGACCTCGAGGACTACCTCCGCCGCCGCCCCGACTCCATTTCCACCCGGCTCCTCCTCAAGGAAGGGGTACGCAGCAACCTCACGCTGCCGCTCCTGGTCGGGGAACGGTCGGTGGGCTTCCTCTTCCTCTCCTCGCGCCGCCCCGGCGCCTTCGATGACGCTCACGCGCGCCTCCTCCTGGCGGTCCGCAACCGTCTCTCCCAGGCCGTCGAGAAGGCCTGGCTGCTCAAGCGCCTCTCCGAGTCCAAAGAGGCGTACTTCTCCATGCTCGGCTTCATCGCCCATGAGATGAAGAGCCCGCTGGCGGCCATCGTCGCGCGCGCGGAGACCTATCTCGGCGGCTACCTCGGCCCGGTCGACCCCAAGGCCGGAGAGACGCTGGGAAGCGTCGTGCGCATCGCCGGCTACATGTCGAACATGGTGCGCGACTACCTCGACCTCACCCGGCTCGAGAACGGCGAGCTGCGCTATGAGCCCAAAGAAGGGCAGCGGCTCTCGGAGCTCCTCGGGTTCGCCGTCGAGAACTCCGCCGTCTGGGCCGCTCAGCGCGGCTCCAGCGTCCGCGTCGAGGGGCCCGCCGCGCAGACCGTCCTGCGCGGCGACCCCGAGCTGCTGCGCATCCTTTTCGCGAACCTCGTCGACAACGCCGTCAAATACGGCTTCGACGGCATCGAGGTCCTCGTCCGGGTCTCCGTCGAGGGCGGCCGCGCCACGATCGCCGTGCGCAACGCCGGCGTGGGCTTCACGGAGGAGCAGGCGGGGAAGCTCTTCAAGCGCTTCTCGCGGCTCATGCAGAAGGGCGTCGAGGACCGCAAAGGCAGCGGCCTCGGCCTCTACCTCTGCTGGTGGATCTGCCAGAAGCACGGCGGGGCGCTGACCGCCGCCTCGGAGCCGGGGGCGTGGGCCGAGTTCTCCGCACGCCTGCCGTTCGCGACGCTGGAGAAGAAGGACTGA
- a CDS encoding S9 family peptidase, protein MSAPVPLELLFGNPEKSSPRVSPDGRRLAFLAPEEGVLNLWVADGLDPSRARPVTRDRRRGVRSWFWACDSRTLLYLQDKDGDEDWHLWRADADTGAAADLTPFPKVQAQPLATDPRRPHEVLVALNRRDPRLHDVHRLDLRAGTCVLEEENPGDAVGWLADPELRVRAHRAATPDGGGALRVREPGGPWRELLRWGPDEAVGAVGFTPDGRGLYLESSLGSDATRLVEQPLDGSSPRVLAADSAADCGPVLLHPTDYRLQAVGFETDRLRWTVLDEDLRADFSALEALGEGDARVYSRDDADRIWTVLFTRDRRPPAYWLYERGPRKARFLFSTQPALDARPLAAMRPVTVPARDGLRLPCYLTLPEGVEPKDLPLVLRVHGGPWARDSWCFHNEVQWLADRGYAVLQANYRGSSGFGKRFLHAGDREWGGKMQDDLTDAARWAVREGIADPRRLAIFGGSFGGYAALCGAAFTPDLYACAVDLVGPSNILTLIRSIPPYWEPLLRSFAVRVGDPDAEPEFLLERSPLTRARDIRIPLLIAQGANDPRVKRAESEQIVAALRESGRPVEYLLFEDEGHGLTRPENRLKFYAAAERFLAKHLGGRASS, encoded by the coding sequence TTGAGCGCGCCGGTCCCCCTCGAACTCCTCTTCGGCAACCCCGAGAAGAGCTCCCCGCGCGTCTCGCCCGACGGGCGCCGTCTCGCCTTCCTCGCTCCGGAGGAGGGCGTCCTCAACCTCTGGGTCGCCGACGGCCTCGACCCCTCCCGCGCCCGGCCCGTCACGCGCGACCGGCGACGCGGCGTGCGCAGCTGGTTCTGGGCCTGCGACTCCCGGACCCTCCTCTACCTCCAGGACAAGGACGGCGACGAGGACTGGCATCTCTGGCGCGCCGACGCCGACACGGGCGCCGCCGCCGACCTCACCCCCTTCCCGAAGGTCCAGGCCCAGCCGCTCGCCACCGACCCCCGCCGCCCCCACGAGGTCCTCGTCGCGCTCAACCGGCGCGACCCGCGCCTGCACGACGTCCACCGATTGGATCTGCGCGCGGGGACCTGCGTCCTCGAGGAGGAGAACCCGGGCGACGCCGTCGGCTGGCTCGCCGACCCGGAGCTCCGCGTGCGCGCCCACAGGGCCGCCACGCCCGACGGCGGCGGAGCGCTGCGCGTGCGCGAGCCGGGCGGCCCCTGGCGGGAGCTCCTGCGCTGGGGCCCCGACGAGGCCGTCGGCGCGGTCGGCTTCACCCCGGACGGGCGCGGGCTCTACCTGGAGTCCTCGCTCGGCTCCGACGCGACGCGGCTCGTGGAGCAGCCGCTCGACGGGTCGAGCCCGCGCGTCCTCGCCGCCGACTCCGCCGCCGACTGCGGGCCCGTCCTGCTCCATCCGACCGACTACCGCCTCCAGGCCGTCGGCTTCGAGACCGACCGCCTGCGCTGGACCGTCCTCGACGAGGACCTCCGCGCGGACTTCTCCGCGCTCGAGGCGCTCGGAGAGGGCGACGCGCGCGTCTACAGCCGCGACGACGCCGACCGGATCTGGACCGTGCTTTTCACGCGCGACCGGCGGCCGCCGGCCTACTGGCTCTACGAGCGAGGGCCCCGCAAGGCGCGCTTCCTCTTCAGCACCCAACCCGCGCTCGACGCGCGGCCGCTGGCCGCGATGCGCCCGGTCACGGTCCCTGCGCGCGACGGACTGCGCCTGCCCTGCTACCTGACGCTCCCCGAGGGCGTCGAACCGAAGGACCTTCCCCTCGTCCTGCGCGTCCACGGCGGGCCCTGGGCGCGGGACTCCTGGTGCTTCCACAACGAGGTGCAGTGGCTCGCGGACCGCGGCTACGCGGTGCTCCAGGCCAACTATCGCGGCTCCAGCGGCTTCGGCAAGCGCTTCCTGCACGCCGGCGACCGGGAATGGGGCGGGAAGATGCAGGACGACCTGACCGACGCCGCGCGCTGGGCCGTGCGGGAAGGCATCGCCGACCCGCGCCGTCTCGCGATCTTCGGCGGCTCCTTCGGCGGCTACGCCGCGCTCTGCGGCGCCGCCTTCACGCCGGACCTCTACGCCTGCGCGGTGGACCTCGTCGGACCCTCGAACATCCTCACCCTCATCCGCTCCATCCCCCCCTACTGGGAACCCCTTCTGCGCTCCTTCGCCGTGCGCGTCGGGGACCCCGACGCCGAGCCGGAGTTCCTGCTCGAGCGCTCGCCGCTCACGCGCGCGCGCGACATCCGCATCCCCCTGCTCATCGCGCAGGGCGCCAACGACCCGAGGGTCAAGCGCGCGGAGAGCGAGCAGATCGTCGCCGCCCTCCGGGAGAGCGGCCGCCCGGTGGAGTATCTGCTCTTCGAGGACGAGGGGCACGGACTGACGCGGCCGGAGAACCGCCTGAAGTTCTACGCCGCCGCCGAGCGCTTCCTCGCGAAGCACCTGGGCGGACGCGCGTCGTCCTGA
- a CDS encoding pitrilysin family protein yields MKPAALLLALLFCVHAAEAKRPASRKAADRKPAAAVLPGKPDMSKPPVLGPAPSYRPPKRERFTLSNGLAVLFARDARSPLVSARLVVRGGAALAGRRDAGIVDAMAELLSAGTSVHSAREISFEADAFGGALSASAHKDYVELSAYALSDRAARMFALLAEAARDPSFPPEEVELRRKNMLSELKVERSQPAFLASVAFFKQLYGRHPYAVVAPTEDSIARIDREKLQAFHRSLFTPGNALLVVVGDVERAPLEAELERAFASWAPVVEAARPPLPAPQEGPLRARRVALVDRPGSAQSMLMLGNLAVPDSHPDHYKLLVANQVLGGSFASRLMSDLREKRGYTYGIYSSLHSARSAGAFVVRTQVRGEVTGDALKAVLEHVERLRREPVTAQELEQAKNTLIGGFVRGFETQAGLADALAQDWALDLPEDRLDAYVQRIEAVTAEDALAAAKAYLHPDRLLLTVVGDGQGILPALSALSPSTVLRLDENGEESSPVRAAPPAPPLGVIGPKDP; encoded by the coding sequence GTGAAGCCGGCCGCCCTCCTCCTCGCCCTCCTGTTCTGCGTCCACGCCGCCGAGGCGAAGCGCCCCGCCTCGAGGAAGGCCGCGGACCGGAAGCCGGCCGCCGCGGTCCTCCCGGGCAAGCCGGACATGTCCAAGCCGCCGGTCCTCGGTCCCGCACCGTCCTATCGCCCGCCGAAGCGCGAACGCTTCACCCTCTCCAACGGCCTCGCCGTCCTCTTCGCGCGCGACGCCCGCTCGCCGCTCGTCAGCGCGCGCCTCGTCGTCCGCGGCGGCGCGGCGCTCGCCGGACGGCGCGACGCGGGGATCGTGGACGCGATGGCCGAGCTCCTGAGCGCCGGGACCTCCGTTCACAGCGCGCGGGAGATCTCCTTCGAGGCCGACGCCTTCGGCGGGGCCCTGTCGGCGTCGGCGCACAAGGACTACGTCGAGCTCTCGGCCTACGCGCTCAGCGACCGCGCCGCGCGGATGTTCGCGCTGCTCGCCGAAGCCGCGCGCGACCCCTCCTTCCCTCCCGAGGAGGTCGAGCTGCGCAGGAAGAACATGCTCTCCGAGCTCAAGGTCGAGCGCTCCCAGCCGGCGTTCCTGGCCTCGGTCGCCTTCTTCAAGCAGCTTTACGGACGACACCCCTATGCGGTGGTCGCCCCGACCGAGGATTCCATCGCGCGCATCGACCGAGAGAAGCTCCAGGCCTTCCACCGCTCCCTCTTCACTCCCGGCAACGCCCTGCTCGTCGTCGTCGGCGACGTCGAGCGCGCGCCGCTCGAGGCGGAACTCGAGCGGGCGTTCGCGTCGTGGGCGCCCGTCGTCGAGGCCGCCCGCCCTCCCCTGCCCGCGCCGCAGGAGGGTCCCCTCCGCGCCCGGCGCGTCGCCCTCGTGGACCGCCCCGGTTCGGCCCAGTCCATGCTGATGCTCGGCAACCTCGCGGTCCCCGACAGCCACCCCGACCACTACAAGCTGCTCGTCGCCAACCAGGTGCTCGGCGGGTCCTTCGCCTCGCGCCTCATGAGCGACCTGCGCGAGAAGCGCGGCTACACCTACGGGATCTACTCCTCGCTGCACTCGGCCCGCAGCGCCGGCGCCTTCGTCGTGCGCACTCAGGTGCGCGGGGAGGTCACCGGCGACGCGCTGAAGGCGGTCCTCGAGCACGTCGAACGCCTGCGCCGGGAGCCGGTCACGGCGCAGGAGCTCGAGCAGGCGAAGAACACCCTGATCGGCGGCTTCGTGCGCGGTTTCGAGACCCAGGCGGGCCTCGCGGACGCACTCGCGCAGGACTGGGCGCTCGACCTTCCCGAGGACCGCCTCGACGCCTACGTCCAGCGCATCGAGGCGGTGACGGCGGAGGACGCTCTCGCCGCCGCGAAGGCCTACCTCCACCCCGACCGGCTGCTTCTGACGGTGGTCGGCGACGGCCAGGGGATCCTCCCCGCGCTCTCCGCGCTCTCCCCGTCCACGGTCCTCCGGCTCGACGAGAACGGGGAGGAATCCTCCCCGGTGCGCGCCGCCCCTCCCGCGCCTCCTTTGGGCGTCATCGGTCCGAAGGACCCATAG
- a CDS encoding pitrilysin family protein, which yields MILAALLAAALPAAAAAADVPAPVEVSTAPAASFTSFELPNGLRVLLVPDRSVPVVTLATIFEVGGRQEVRGRSGFAHLFEHLMFEGSAHVPKGRFDRLLESRGADNNASTHEDFTFYYEVLPSNALPLAVWLDADRLSALDVSAESLRTQVSVVKEEKRMRVDNEAYAPLLWVEIASRTFSNFTNAHPVIGSFEDLEAATLKDVRGFFQDYYAPKNAWMAVVGDFDPAAVKRLLERYFAWIPNRGEPVFPDDDEPRQERERVHSVADPHAQVPGVALVWNNLPARRAQPDYYALGLLGRLLFQGKSARLYQLLVKERKVAVSIEGGGLGFPLSDPEEYKAPGLFGGFVLHKAEAKASEVRDLVYAEVERIASAGVSEEELERVKTKFRSDWVLERETSRGRAAALLRAAVLDGDPAAAQGELERFMAVTPADVRAAAAKYLVRGAANVFELKLAEARK from the coding sequence GTGATCCTCGCGGCGCTCCTGGCCGCCGCGCTGCCCGCGGCCGCGGCCGCGGCCGACGTCCCGGCTCCCGTCGAGGTCTCGACCGCTCCCGCCGCCTCTTTCACCTCCTTCGAGCTCCCCAACGGACTGCGCGTCCTCCTCGTGCCCGACCGTTCGGTCCCCGTCGTCACGCTCGCCACGATCTTCGAGGTCGGCGGCCGTCAGGAGGTCCGCGGGCGCTCCGGTTTCGCGCATCTCTTCGAGCACCTGATGTTCGAGGGCTCGGCGCACGTCCCGAAGGGCCGCTTCGACCGTCTTCTCGAGAGTCGCGGCGCGGACAACAACGCCTCGACGCACGAGGATTTCACCTTCTACTACGAGGTCCTGCCCTCCAACGCCCTCCCGCTGGCGGTCTGGCTCGACGCCGACCGCCTGAGCGCGCTCGACGTGAGCGCCGAGAGCCTGCGCACCCAGGTCTCCGTCGTCAAGGAGGAGAAGCGCATGCGGGTGGACAACGAGGCCTACGCGCCCCTGCTCTGGGTCGAGATCGCTTCCCGCACCTTCTCCAACTTCACGAACGCGCATCCCGTGATCGGCTCCTTCGAGGATCTCGAGGCGGCCACGCTCAAGGACGTGCGCGGCTTCTTCCAGGACTACTACGCGCCGAAGAACGCCTGGATGGCGGTCGTCGGCGACTTCGACCCCGCGGCGGTGAAGCGCCTGCTCGAGCGCTACTTCGCCTGGATCCCCAACCGCGGCGAGCCGGTCTTCCCGGACGACGACGAGCCCCGCCAGGAGCGGGAGCGCGTCCACTCCGTCGCCGACCCGCACGCGCAGGTGCCCGGCGTCGCGCTGGTCTGGAACAACCTTCCCGCGCGCCGCGCCCAGCCCGACTACTACGCGCTCGGTCTGCTCGGCCGCCTGCTCTTCCAAGGCAAGAGCGCGCGGCTCTACCAGCTCCTCGTCAAGGAGCGGAAGGTCGCGGTCTCCATCGAGGGGGGAGGGCTCGGCTTCCCGCTCTCCGACCCGGAGGAGTACAAGGCGCCGGGGCTCTTCGGCGGCTTCGTCCTCCACAAGGCGGAGGCGAAGGCCTCCGAGGTGCGCGACCTCGTCTACGCCGAGGTCGAGCGCATCGCCTCCGCCGGAGTCTCCGAGGAGGAGCTCGAGCGCGTGAAGACCAAGTTCCGCTCGGACTGGGTCCTCGAGCGCGAGACCTCGCGCGGACGCGCCGCCGCCCTCCTGCGCGCCGCCGTGCTCGACGGCGACCCCGCCGCCGCGCAGGGCGAACTCGAGCGCTTCATGGCCGTGACCCCGGCCGACGTCCGCGCAGCCGCCGCGAAGTACCTCGTGCGCGGGGCGGCGAACGTCTTCGAGCTGAAGCTCGCGGAGGCCCGCAAGTGA
- a CDS encoding class I SAM-dependent methyltransferase translates to MTTSTASSRRAHDAQDWRELYYSYIPPRRSEPFVRAMVDGVARYVDLGDRARVLDFGCGNGRQTVELAGRGCRVLGVDSDAPRLSEARISADKSLWVHFTRKDLRHIGYTEEFNVAVNLHHPLGRGDAYDLRCLQAVHKALKPGGRLLLDLPSRDWLARRLDERAATGEHPSFDLRTGLFQESGGAMRVYTLTELARLLEQSSFKLLRAYGGWDGEPFGLDSMRMIVLAEKITVARAVRRDDGFARAIRIKGRGR, encoded by the coding sequence ATGACGACCTCGACGGCCTCGTCCCGACGGGCCCATGACGCGCAGGACTGGCGTGAGCTCTACTACTCCTACATCCCGCCGCGCCGCAGCGAGCCGTTCGTGCGCGCGATGGTCGACGGCGTCGCGCGCTACGTGGACCTCGGGGACCGCGCCCGCGTTCTCGACTTCGGCTGCGGCAACGGGCGACAGACGGTGGAGCTCGCCGGCCGCGGGTGCCGGGTCCTCGGCGTGGACTCGGATGCTCCGCGCCTCAGCGAGGCCCGCATCTCGGCGGACAAGTCCCTGTGGGTGCACTTCACGCGCAAGGACCTGCGCCACATCGGCTATACCGAGGAGTTCAACGTCGCGGTGAACCTCCATCATCCTCTGGGCCGCGGCGACGCCTACGACCTGCGCTGCCTGCAGGCGGTGCACAAGGCCCTGAAGCCCGGCGGGCGTCTCCTGCTCGACCTCCCCAGCCGCGACTGGCTGGCGCGCCGCCTCGACGAGCGCGCCGCGACGGGCGAGCATCCTTCCTTCGACCTGCGCACCGGCCTCTTCCAGGAGTCCGGCGGGGCGATGCGCGTCTACACGCTGACGGAGCTCGCCCGCCTGCTGGAGCAGTCCTCCTTCAAGCTTCTGCGCGCCTACGGCGGCTGGGACGGGGAGCCCTTCGGACTCGACTCCATGCGCATGATCGTGCTCGCGGAGAAGATCACCGTCGCCCGGGCCGTCCGCCGCGACGACGGCTTCGCCCGCGCCATCCGCATCAAGGGGCGGGGCCGGTGA
- a CDS encoding SRPBCC domain-containing protein: MPPSRTRDVRVAVAIKAAPERAYQALTSARELCLFWLERAETDARSLGRLRMVWAAQGRRKDEASGVFVDLEPGRKVAWLLDARCRRGGRIPALVSVFLDPQGRGTQATVLHAGFAADDELLAFYRARWEDLLAKLKRHLEGRRVDKSRLLSLEAPVGARRTI, translated from the coding sequence ATGCCCCCTTCCCGAACCCGCGACGTGCGCGTCGCCGTCGCCATCAAGGCCGCGCCGGAGCGGGCCTACCAGGCGCTCACCTCCGCCCGCGAGCTCTGCCTCTTCTGGCTCGAGCGCGCCGAGACCGACGCGCGCAGCCTCGGCCGCCTCCGCATGGTCTGGGCCGCGCAGGGGCGACGCAAGGACGAGGCCTCGGGCGTCTTCGTCGACCTCGAGCCCGGGCGCAAGGTGGCCTGGCTGCTCGACGCGCGCTGCCGCCGAGGCGGGCGGATCCCCGCGCTGGTGAGCGTCTTCCTCGACCCTCAGGGTCGCGGGACGCAGGCCACGGTCCTGCACGCGGGCTTCGCGGCCGACGACGAGCTCCTCGCCTTCTACCGCGCGCGCTGGGAGGACCTCCTGGCCAAGCTCAAGCGGCACCTCGAGGGCCGGCGCGTGGACAAGAGCCGCCTCCTCTCCCTCGAGGCCCCCGTCGGCGCGCGGCGGACGATTTGA
- a CDS encoding endonuclease, with protein sequence MTRLRPFLACVLLLGAGAARAQNVRIMPVPIVPVAPIVPGVAVQPMIQPALPVLAAPQLRLSPVPLAQAPQVQPHPAAARPHVESAPQQGRGLLSALSRAIGANYREHTYGEAGNFLFSQADSVVRNGVQGVVDAYSGVFVPGTSTEGSDYKEKGDQNGDGFVDSGGMNVEHVWPQSFFAKRLPMKSDLHHLMATFIHPNGVRSSMPFGEVRGPGEYSNKGGAKAGQGVFEPPDATKGRVARALLYFYTRYYDRNIYNAGYSQDFWNARIEIFLRWNRDFPPDEMELRRNDLVERFQGNRNPYVDDPSLADRIGVEGFMRAGRYDDLQRQLDERWKGVRLP encoded by the coding sequence ATGACCCGTCTCCGCCCGTTCCTGGCCTGCGTCCTCCTCCTCGGAGCCGGCGCCGCCCGCGCCCAGAACGTCCGGATCATGCCCGTCCCCATCGTGCCGGTCGCGCCGATCGTCCCGGGAGTCGCCGTTCAGCCGATGATCCAGCCGGCCCTGCCGGTCCTCGCCGCCCCCCAGCTCCGCCTCTCGCCGGTCCCGCTCGCGCAGGCGCCGCAGGTCCAGCCGCACCCGGCCGCGGCGCGGCCTCACGTCGAGTCGGCTCCCCAGCAGGGACGCGGCCTGCTCTCGGCGCTCAGCAGGGCCATCGGCGCGAACTATCGCGAGCACACCTACGGCGAAGCCGGGAACTTCCTCTTCTCGCAGGCGGACAGCGTCGTGCGCAACGGCGTGCAGGGCGTCGTGGACGCCTACTCCGGCGTCTTCGTCCCCGGGACGAGCACCGAGGGCTCCGACTACAAGGAGAAAGGCGACCAGAACGGCGACGGCTTCGTGGACAGCGGGGGGATGAACGTCGAGCACGTCTGGCCCCAGTCCTTCTTCGCCAAGCGCCTGCCCATGAAGTCCGACCTCCATCATCTGATGGCCACCTTCATCCATCCCAACGGCGTGCGCTCGAGCATGCCCTTCGGCGAAGTGCGCGGACCCGGAGAGTACTCGAACAAGGGCGGGGCCAAGGCGGGGCAGGGCGTCTTCGAGCCGCCGGACGCGACCAAGGGCCGCGTCGCGAGAGCTCTGCTCTACTTCTACACCCGCTACTACGACCGCAACATCTACAACGCCGGCTACAGCCAGGACTTCTGGAACGCCCGCATCGAGATCTTCCTGCGCTGGAACCGCGACTTCCCCCCCGACGAGATGGAGCTCCGGCGCAACGACCTCGTCGAGCGGTTCCAGGGCAACCGCAACCCCTACGTGGACGACCCCTCGCTCGCCGACCGCATCGGCGTCGAGGGCTTCATGCGCGCCGGCCGCTACGACGACCTCCAGCGCCAGCTCGATGAGCGCTGGAAGGGCGTCCGCCTTCCCTGA
- a CDS encoding carbon starvation protein A: MNALWLLLVALAVFALAYRYYAVFLVAKVLAFDPERTTPAFTKSNGYDYKPTNRWVLFGHHFAAIAGAGPLVGPVLAAQFGWAPGFLWIVLGSVLAGAVHDTVLLFASVRYDGLSLTEIARREIGPVTGGATAAAVLFIIITALAGLSMVVVNALSESAWATFSIAATIPIAMFVGWHMDRLRPGRVREASLIGVTLVLAAVVFGEPLARSSLAHAFIFPRAQLSVLLALYGFAASVLPVWLLLAPRDYLSSYMKIGTVLMLALGILWVRPELQSPAFSAFTSGGGPIVPGKVWPYVCITIACGAISGFHSLISSGTTPKMISSERDIRLIGYGAMLTEGFVSIMALIAAAVLVPGDYYAINVPPALFAKLGLAPVHLADMSAAVGETLAGRTGGAVSLAVGMAQIFSAVPGMKGLLSYWYHFAIMFEALFILTTIDAGTRVARYILQEVLGHAWAPFARTDWWPGTLLTSALVSGAWCAMLLMGNVTTIWPMFGVANQLLSAIALAVGTTFILKRAAKPVYALTTFLPCLFMLATTTCAGILNIRNVYLPRGDFQGRLNVALTVVMLALVAVIATTSALSWKEELRKRSEGHRVPASQ; the protein is encoded by the coding sequence ATGAACGCCCTCTGGCTCCTTCTCGTCGCCCTCGCCGTCTTCGCCCTCGCCTACCGGTATTACGCCGTCTTCCTCGTCGCGAAGGTCCTCGCCTTCGACCCGGAGCGGACGACCCCGGCCTTCACGAAGAGCAACGGCTACGACTACAAGCCGACCAACCGCTGGGTGCTCTTCGGCCATCACTTCGCCGCCATCGCCGGCGCGGGCCCCCTCGTCGGCCCGGTGCTCGCCGCGCAGTTCGGCTGGGCGCCCGGCTTCCTCTGGATCGTGCTGGGCAGCGTCCTCGCCGGAGCCGTGCACGACACCGTCCTCCTCTTCGCCTCCGTGCGCTACGACGGCCTCTCCCTGACCGAGATCGCCCGCCGCGAGATCGGACCGGTGACCGGCGGGGCGACCGCCGCGGCGGTGCTCTTCATCATCATCACGGCGCTCGCCGGGCTGAGCATGGTCGTCGTCAACGCCCTCAGCGAGAGCGCCTGGGCCACCTTCTCCATCGCGGCCACCATCCCCATCGCGATGTTCGTCGGCTGGCACATGGACCGCCTGCGCCCGGGCCGCGTGCGCGAGGCCTCGCTCATCGGCGTGACGCTCGTCCTCGCGGCCGTGGTCTTCGGCGAGCCGCTCGCCCGCAGTTCGCTGGCGCACGCGTTCATCTTCCCGCGAGCCCAGCTCTCCGTCCTGCTCGCGCTCTACGGCTTCGCGGCCTCGGTGCTCCCGGTCTGGCTCCTGCTCGCCCCGCGCGACTACCTGAGCTCGTACATGAAGATCGGGACGGTCCTCATGCTCGCGCTCGGCATCCTCTGGGTGCGGCCGGAGCTGCAGTCCCCCGCCTTCTCCGCCTTCACCTCCGGCGGCGGACCCATCGTCCCCGGCAAGGTCTGGCCGTACGTCTGCATCACCATCGCCTGCGGGGCCATCTCCGGCTTCCACTCCCTCATCAGCTCGGGAACGACGCCGAAGATGATCTCCAGCGAGCGCGACATCCGACTCATCGGCTACGGGGCGATGCTCACCGAGGGCTTCGTCTCCATCATGGCGCTGATCGCCGCGGCCGTGCTCGTGCCGGGAGACTACTACGCCATCAACGTACCCCCCGCGCTCTTCGCGAAGCTCGGGCTGGCGCCGGTGCACCTGGCCGACATGTCGGCGGCGGTCGGGGAGACGCTCGCCGGGCGCACCGGCGGAGCCGTCTCGCTGGCGGTCGGGATGGCGCAGATCTTCTCCGCCGTCCCGGGGATGAAGGGTCTGCTCTCCTACTGGTACCACTTCGCCATCATGTTCGAGGCGCTCTTCATCCTCACGACCATCGACGCCGGCACGCGCGTCGCCCGCTACATCCTCCAGGAGGTGCTCGGGCACGCCTGGGCGCCCTTCGCGCGGACCGACTGGTGGCCGGGGACCCTGCTCACGAGCGCGCTCGTCAGCGGCGCGTGGTGCGCGATGCTGCTCATGGGGAACGTGACGACGATCTGGCCGATGTTCGGGGTCGCGAACCAGCTGCTCTCGGCCATCGCGCTCGCGGTGGGGACGACTTTCATCCTCAAGCGCGCGGCGAAGCCGGTCTACGCGCTGACGACCTTCCTGCCCTGCCTGTTCATGCTCGCCACCACGACCTGCGCCGGGATCCTGAACATCCGCAACGTCTATCTGCCGCGGGGAGACTTCCAGGGCCGGCTCAACGTGGCTCTGACCGTCGTGATGCTCGCGCTGGTCGCCGTCATCGCGACGACCTCGGCGCTGAGCTGGAAAGAAGAGCTTCGGAAGCGGTCCGAAGGACACCGCGTTCCCGCATCCCAATAA